The following coding sequences are from one Halobacteriovorax sp. JY17 window:
- a CDS encoding NnrS family protein encodes MSLIKQNMGHILTTKYLIFAYTNRINIRQIKSFDTVIKKHKMYFFHAPFRPFFTLTALAAILIPMYFVGIVVNGYYINEAYLSSNFWHAHEMIFGLTSALLAGFLLTAAPKWTQGKAVSSNWTLLIFFSWIVARLIMIYQPSELAIYIFCALPLILLIAKLILILRGTQNAYIVLPLLSLLLLSEVFSIYGAVHENESLLESTYQVTAFIIAALLIIFSGRLIPFFVNSKFQTQLISQNKKLDLSIVGISLGALIFSLINLKFATATLSFSCFLLLSFRFKIYFLKKILKVPMLWILFLGHLWLNTYFLLNSLALYLGPLTEARAVLHALYAGALGTFAVGMMTRVSLGHSGLEMKATKLIIFSFISIFIGALTRVFHPIFFGGLHGTLLHISMGFWTLSFILFLIKFFPKFIKK; translated from the coding sequence ATGTCCCTTATAAAGCAAAATATGGGCCATATTTTGACGACTAAGTATTTGATATTTGCTTATACTAATCGTATAAATATTAGACAAATAAAAAGTTTTGACACTGTAATAAAGAAGCATAAGATGTATTTCTTCCACGCACCCTTTAGACCTTTCTTCACATTAACTGCCTTAGCAGCGATTCTCATTCCTATGTACTTCGTAGGAATTGTAGTTAATGGCTACTATATAAATGAAGCCTACCTAAGTTCAAACTTCTGGCATGCCCATGAAATGATTTTTGGACTCACGAGCGCACTTCTTGCAGGCTTTCTTCTAACAGCTGCTCCTAAGTGGACGCAAGGAAAAGCTGTCAGTAGCAATTGGACTCTTCTTATCTTTTTCTCGTGGATTGTCGCTCGATTAATTATGATCTATCAGCCATCTGAATTGGCCATCTATATTTTTTGCGCTCTTCCTCTCATTCTCTTAATCGCTAAATTAATTCTAATTCTCCGTGGAACTCAAAATGCTTACATAGTTCTTCCACTTCTTTCTCTACTACTTCTAAGTGAAGTATTTTCTATCTACGGAGCAGTTCATGAGAATGAATCACTATTAGAGAGTACTTATCAAGTCACGGCCTTCATCATTGCAGCTCTTCTTATTATATTCTCAGGAAGATTAATCCCCTTCTTTGTAAACTCAAAGTTTCAAACTCAGCTTATTAGTCAGAATAAGAAACTTGATCTATCAATTGTTGGTATTTCTCTGGGAGCGCTAATTTTCTCTCTTATAAATTTAAAATTTGCCACGGCCACATTGTCTTTTAGTTGCTTTCTACTTCTCTCTTTTCGTTTTAAAATATACTTTTTAAAAAAGATTCTTAAAGTTCCTATGCTCTGGATTCTCTTTCTAGGGCATCTCTGGCTAAATACTTACTTTCTTTTAAACTCTCTCGCTCTCTACCTAGGGCCTTTGACAGAGGCAAGGGCAGTCTTACATGCTCTCTATGCAGGGGCGCTGGGAACATTTGCCGTTGGAATGATGACGAGGGTTTCACTAGGACACTCGGGGCTAGAGATGAAAGCGACTAAGCTTATAATATTCTCTTTCATTTCCATTTTCATTGGAGCTCTGACACGAGTCTTCCATCCTATTTTCTTTGGAGGATTACACGGAACACTACTTCATATTTCAATGGGGTTTTGGACTCTATCGTTTATTCTCTTTTTAATTAAATTCTTTCCTAAATTTATAAAGAAGTAA
- a CDS encoding S-(hydroxymethyl)glutathione dehydrogenase/class III alcohol dehydrogenase, with the protein MKVKAAVAWGPKQPLTIEEVDLEGPKKGEVLIKVIASGVCHTDAYTLSGEDPEGIFPVILGHEGGGIVTEIGEGVTTLAVGDHVIPLYTPECRECKFCKSGKTNLCQRIRETQGKGLMPDGTSRFSKDGKPIFHYMGTSTFAEYTVVPEISLAKISKEAPLDKVCLLGCGVTTGIGAVLNTAKVEEGATIAVFGLGGIGLSVVQGAKMAKASKIICIDINDDKFEMAKKFGATDFINPKKYDKPIQEVIVELTEGGVDYSFECIGNVDLMRAALECCHKGWGESIIIGVAGAGKEISTRPFQLVTGRVWRGTAFGGVKGRTELPGYVDKYMSGEINLDDLVTFKLPLEEINTAFDYMHEGKSIRTVIDFE; encoded by the coding sequence ATGAAAGTTAAAGCAGCTGTTGCATGGGGACCAAAGCAACCACTCACAATTGAAGAGGTTGATCTTGAAGGACCAAAGAAAGGTGAAGTGCTTATAAAAGTTATCGCGTCTGGTGTTTGCCACACTGATGCCTACACTCTTTCAGGTGAAGATCCAGAGGGAATCTTTCCAGTAATCCTTGGCCATGAAGGTGGTGGAATAGTTACAGAAATTGGTGAAGGCGTTACAACTCTAGCTGTTGGTGATCACGTCATTCCTCTCTACACACCAGAGTGTAGAGAATGTAAATTTTGCAAATCGGGAAAAACAAATCTCTGTCAAAGAATTAGAGAGACTCAAGGCAAAGGCCTTATGCCTGATGGAACTTCTAGATTCTCTAAAGATGGAAAGCCTATCTTTCACTATATGGGTACATCGACATTTGCAGAGTATACAGTTGTTCCAGAAATCTCTCTCGCCAAAATTAGCAAAGAAGCTCCTCTCGATAAAGTTTGTCTCCTTGGTTGTGGTGTAACAACAGGGATTGGAGCCGTTTTAAATACAGCGAAGGTAGAAGAAGGTGCGACTATAGCAGTCTTTGGTCTTGGTGGAATTGGACTCTCAGTTGTTCAAGGAGCGAAGATGGCCAAGGCTTCAAAGATTATCTGTATTGATATTAATGATGATAAATTTGAGATGGCCAAGAAATTTGGTGCCACCGATTTTATCAATCCAAAGAAGTACGACAAACCAATTCAAGAAGTTATTGTTGAATTGACTGAAGGTGGAGTTGATTATTCGTTCGAATGCATTGGTAATGTTGATTTAATGAGAGCTGCTCTTGAGTGCTGCCATAAAGGATGGGGGGAATCAATCATCATAGGCGTTGCTGGTGCTGGAAAAGAAATTAGCACGAGACCATTTCAACTTGTCACAGGAAGAGTTTGGAGAGGGACGGCCTTTGGAGGAGTCAAAGGAAGAACAGAGCTTCCAGGTTATGTGGATAAGTATATGAGTGGTGAAATTAACTTAGATGATCTAGTTACTTTTAAATTACCTCTTGAAGAAATCAATACGGCCTTCGATTATATGCATGAAGGAAAGAGTATTAGAACTGTTATAGATTTTGAATAG
- a CDS encoding LysR family transcriptional regulator, which translates to METIKVISAISVFEKVAKNKSFSAAATELGVSKAYVSKLITGLEDEFGERLFIRSTRKVKLTFLGEDLFEKCQAPLDALNSIREGLLNRSPSPKGMFKVSVAGAFGEEYLAPILFEMAKLYPDLKIDISFSTRNVDLLDENVDVAIRVGELQDSNLYARKISSRREYICASKKFFKANGEPKSPRELAEFNCLVGVGDSWSFNIKKKVQRVKVSGNLRSDNGRVLLKAALDHIGLVKLPDVYVKEYLDNGQLISILDQYVVKEIPIWAVTHSKKKSSTNLKHFLDLLENHLDKEK; encoded by the coding sequence ATGGAAACAATAAAAGTAATTTCGGCCATCTCGGTATTTGAAAAAGTTGCTAAGAATAAGAGCTTTTCTGCTGCTGCTACAGAGTTAGGAGTATCAAAGGCCTATGTTAGTAAGCTTATTACTGGCCTAGAGGACGAGTTTGGAGAGAGATTATTCATTAGATCCACTCGAAAGGTGAAATTAACCTTTTTAGGGGAGGATCTCTTTGAAAAGTGTCAGGCTCCGCTTGATGCCCTCAATTCTATAAGAGAAGGGCTTTTAAATCGTTCTCCGTCTCCAAAAGGCATGTTTAAAGTCTCCGTTGCAGGGGCTTTTGGTGAGGAGTATCTCGCTCCCATTCTCTTTGAAATGGCAAAGCTCTATCCAGATCTTAAGATAGATATTTCATTCTCAACGAGAAACGTTGATCTACTAGATGAGAATGTAGATGTGGCCATTCGTGTGGGAGAGTTACAGGATTCTAATCTCTATGCTAGAAAAATTTCTTCTAGACGTGAGTATATCTGCGCGAGTAAGAAGTTTTTCAAAGCGAATGGAGAGCCAAAGTCACCAAGGGAGCTTGCTGAATTTAATTGTTTAGTAGGTGTTGGGGATTCTTGGAGTTTTAATATAAAGAAGAAAGTTCAAAGAGTAAAAGTGAGTGGAAACTTACGCTCTGATAATGGACGGGTGTTACTAAAAGCTGCACTAGACCATATTGGACTTGTAAAACTACCCGATGTTTATGTAAAAGAGTACTTAGATAATGGGCAGCTAATTAGTATTTTAGATCAATATGTTGTGAAAGAGATTCCTATTTGGGCGGTAACTCATTCAAAGAAGAAGAGCTCTACAAACTTAAAACATTTCTTAGACCTGCTTGAAAACCATTTAGATAAAGAGAAGTAA
- a CDS encoding DOPA 4,5-dioxygenase family protein codes for MNFKEYHAHIYYDESTHEKALEVIERARQVEFFSVGRAHEKLVGPHPRWSCQLLFSNDDLPKAMPWILENREGLTIFMHPDTGNDYIDHTDHTIWMGEMLELDTSRFKK; via the coding sequence ATGAACTTTAAAGAATATCACGCACATATTTACTATGATGAATCAACACATGAGAAAGCTCTTGAGGTTATTGAAAGAGCAAGACAGGTGGAGTTCTTCTCAGTGGGAAGGGCCCATGAGAAGTTAGTGGGACCTCATCCAAGATGGAGTTGCCAGTTACTATTTAGCAATGATGATCTTCCAAAGGCAATGCCTTGGATTTTAGAAAATAGAGAAGGGCTTACTATTTTCATGCACCCTGATACGGGTAATGATTATATCGATCACACTGATCATACCATCTGGATGGGTGAGATGCTTGAATTAGATACTAGCCGATTTAAAAAGTAG
- the fghA gene encoding S-formylglutathione hydrolase: MIIEQTKKNKTFNGETCYYKHKSVVTGTSMAFSTFEPRPKEEIENAIIWLSGLTCTEENFITKSGVQKLLAGTNTMVICPDTSPRGLELDKEHESYDFGSGASFYLNATTSGYKDHYKMYDYVSIELIEILKKNFNVKKISIMGHSMGGHGALVLALNEINLFSSVSAFSPIVNPSECSWGRKAFKGYLGEDSDEYSKYDATLLIKNKNLRSDKILIDQGLADEFLEKELLTDNFIQVCNDAGQELEVNYREGYDHSYFFISTFLEDHITHHLNILNQ; the protein is encoded by the coding sequence ATGATCATTGAACAAACAAAGAAGAATAAAACCTTTAATGGAGAAACTTGTTACTACAAACATAAGTCTGTAGTAACTGGAACCAGTATGGCCTTCTCTACTTTTGAACCGCGTCCCAAGGAAGAGATTGAAAATGCCATTATATGGCTATCAGGACTCACTTGTACGGAAGAAAACTTCATTACAAAGTCAGGAGTCCAAAAACTTCTCGCTGGAACAAATACAATGGTCATTTGCCCAGATACCTCACCTAGGGGTCTTGAGTTAGATAAAGAACATGAGAGCTATGACTTTGGATCAGGTGCGAGCTTTTATTTAAATGCCACAACTTCTGGTTATAAAGATCATTATAAAATGTACGACTACGTCTCCATCGAATTAATAGAAATCCTAAAGAAAAACTTTAATGTGAAGAAAATTTCTATAATGGGTCACTCTATGGGTGGCCATGGAGCTCTTGTACTTGCCCTAAATGAGATAAATCTCTTTAGTTCTGTTTCCGCGTTCTCCCCCATCGTTAATCCAAGCGAATGCTCTTGGGGAAGAAAGGCCTTTAAAGGCTATCTGGGAGAAGATAGTGATGAATACTCTAAGTACGATGCAACACTGCTTATTAAGAATAAGAATTTAAGAAGTGATAAAATTCTCATTGATCAAGGACTTGCTGATGAGTTCTTAGAAAAAGAATTGCTAACCGACAATTTCATTCAAGTATGCAATGATGCAGGACAAGAGTTAGAAGTGAATTACCGCGAAGGGTATGATCACAGCTATTTCTTCATCTCTACATTCCTAGAAGATCACATTACACACCATTTAAATATTTTGAATCAATAA
- a CDS encoding TIGR03862 family flavoprotein, protein MNSVNIIGAGPSGLFCSYLLLKKGYKVSLYDQMGGVGKKFLVAGNGGLNLTHSEDLEIFVSRYGDNSKIFTELIGQFSPRDLRLWCDSLGVETFIGSSGRVFPKSLKAAELLSLWLKSLKENPNFSLNLKHKLIDIDLEGNLLFENTIGELKAKSDHTILCLGGGSWKKTGSDGLWTGYLKKLNLDLEEFRSMNCGFTVNWSNHFKEDFEDDYLKNIKVKFHKEVTSGEVMITKYGIEGGGVYALSSLIQGQIAERKTAIITLDLKPQLTEDEILEKINRPRKKNSLSNHLRKVLNLSKLSMKLLRELVSKDHFEDMAKLSKAIKNLPITLESARPLDEAISTSGGVRFSNLDKSLMLKGSKSIYLIGEMLDWEAPTGGYLLQGCFSMANFVSDEISKKDS, encoded by the coding sequence ATGAATAGTGTAAATATCATCGGTGCTGGACCTTCGGGTCTATTTTGTTCTTATCTTCTCTTAAAGAAGGGATACAAAGTTTCACTCTACGATCAAATGGGTGGAGTGGGAAAGAAGTTTCTTGTGGCCGGAAATGGTGGGCTTAATCTAACTCATTCCGAAGATCTTGAAATATTTGTTTCAAGATATGGTGATAACTCAAAAATCTTTACAGAACTTATCGGACAATTTAGTCCTAGAGACTTAAGACTATGGTGTGACTCTCTAGGTGTTGAAACATTTATTGGCTCTAGTGGAAGAGTTTTTCCAAAATCATTAAAAGCGGCAGAGTTATTAAGTCTGTGGCTCAAGTCTTTAAAGGAAAACCCTAATTTTTCCTTAAATTTAAAGCATAAACTCATTGATATTGATCTTGAAGGAAACCTGCTCTTTGAAAATACAATTGGTGAACTCAAGGCAAAGTCTGATCATACGATTCTCTGCCTTGGTGGGGGCAGTTGGAAGAAGACTGGTTCCGATGGTCTTTGGACAGGGTATCTTAAAAAATTAAATTTAGACTTAGAAGAATTTCGCTCTATGAATTGTGGCTTCACTGTGAATTGGAGTAATCATTTTAAAGAAGATTTTGAAGACGACTACTTGAAAAATATTAAAGTTAAATTTCACAAAGAAGTTACTTCTGGTGAAGTGATGATTACAAAATATGGAATTGAAGGTGGAGGAGTCTATGCTCTGAGTTCTCTGATTCAAGGACAAATTGCAGAGAGAAAAACTGCGATAATAACTTTAGATCTAAAGCCACAATTAACTGAAGATGAAATTTTAGAGAAAATTAATCGACCAAGAAAGAAGAACTCCTTAAGCAACCATCTTCGAAAAGTTTTAAACCTCTCTAAACTTTCTATGAAGCTGCTGCGAGAATTAGTCTCAAAAGATCATTTTGAAGATATGGCCAAATTATCTAAGGCCATAAAAAATCTTCCTATTACTCTTGAATCTGCAAGACCATTAGATGAGGCCATCTCTACAAGTGGTGGAGTTCGCTTCTCTAACTTAGATAAGAGTCTTATGTTAAAGGGAAGTAAATCTATTTATCTCATAGGAGAGATGCTCGACTGGGAAGCGCCAACTGGCGGCTATCTTTTACAGGGGTGTTTTTCTATGGCAAACTTTGTGTCTGATGAAATTTCTAAGAAAGACTCTTAG
- a CDS encoding cupin domain-containing protein, with amino-acid sequence MYHFLNKILPVEEISKLQECVLQNKVYFFESDGKFLEELKKLKFLSSLDSLLSNWKEEVDVHLLDLKDEASTKKVKASSAKEYFSKGMGLLFNDANLRGGCYQSLLDGLSADLGVSNATLSRNLIYATPKGGGTATHFDQNINLIIQVHGEKSWWIEENQSIKNPLTRHTLGTEAEPELASYMEAPFSDSINYQHEYRLTPGSILFVPRGYWHKTHAHSEALALNFTFSVPSWADILSMGLRARIIQSELWRESVIGLNNQESANRKVQDFQMLIDSLKEDIQNWKAEDILGFVEFNGIEASPDE; translated from the coding sequence ATGTATCACTTTCTAAATAAAATTTTGCCAGTAGAAGAAATAAGTAAGTTACAAGAATGTGTACTTCAAAATAAAGTCTACTTCTTTGAATCAGATGGTAAATTCTTAGAGGAGTTAAAAAAATTAAAATTTCTCTCCTCTCTCGATTCTCTCTTATCCAATTGGAAAGAAGAAGTTGATGTTCATCTATTAGATTTAAAAGATGAAGCAAGCACAAAGAAAGTTAAGGCTAGCTCTGCAAAGGAGTACTTCTCTAAAGGAATGGGACTGCTCTTTAATGACGCCAATCTTCGCGGTGGGTGTTATCAAAGTTTACTAGATGGCCTCTCGGCAGACCTTGGTGTTTCAAATGCAACACTTTCTAGAAATCTCATTTATGCGACACCTAAGGGTGGTGGTACAGCAACACACTTTGATCAAAATATTAATTTAATCATTCAAGTTCACGGAGAGAAATCTTGGTGGATTGAAGAAAATCAATCAATAAAGAATCCTCTTACAAGGCACACGTTGGGAACCGAGGCTGAGCCAGAGCTTGCTAGTTATATGGAAGCTCCTTTCTCTGATTCAATAAATTATCAGCATGAGTATAGACTAACACCAGGTTCAATTCTCTTTGTTCCAAGAGGTTATTGGCATAAAACTCATGCTCATAGTGAAGCCCTTGCCCTTAACTTTACTTTCTCAGTGCCATCGTGGGCCGATATCCTATCCATGGGACTTCGTGCTCGAATCATTCAATCTGAATTATGGAGAGAGTCAGTAATTGGTTTAAATAATCAAGAGTCAGCCAATAGAAAAGTTCAAGACTTTCAAATGCTAATTGATTCATTAAAAGAAGATATTCAGAATTGGAAGGCTGAAGATATACTAGGTTTTGTTGAATTTAATGGAATAGAGGCTTCTCCTGATGAATAG
- a CDS encoding tRNA pseudouridine(13) synthase TruD: protein MITLPYSTPLELSIGGVIKEECEHFLVDEIPLYEPEGLGQHIYLLIRKTNLNTTDIVKSLCELFKITDKDIGYAGLKDKRAITTQWFSLSLGATADIAEVCKKISSSLENVEILKSSKHLNKLKTGHLIANRFTVTISNTTKDSFQNAEKILELINQNGLPNFYGEQRFGSKGDNADIGREVLTGKKKVKKHWLKKMYISAYQSELFNSWLTSRISDNLFNELIPGDLLQKSEGGRSFPFDTNKDHLQEFKRGEISYTGPIFGSKVTGPTLQAAEREELIFSKDEVTLEDLKKMKVQGTRRSAKVFPQSIEIEKEDQNIILSFTLPAGSYATILLREFTKSLS from the coding sequence ATGATTACTCTTCCCTACTCAACACCATTAGAGCTTTCTATAGGTGGAGTCATTAAAGAAGAGTGCGAGCACTTTCTAGTAGATGAGATTCCTCTCTATGAACCAGAAGGTTTAGGTCAACATATCTACCTTCTTATTAGAAAAACAAATTTAAATACTACTGATATTGTTAAATCACTTTGTGAGTTATTTAAAATTACAGATAAAGATATTGGTTACGCTGGCTTAAAAGATAAGAGGGCCATTACAACTCAGTGGTTCTCCCTTTCACTTGGGGCAACAGCTGATATTGCTGAAGTATGCAAAAAGATTTCGTCTAGTTTAGAAAATGTAGAGATATTAAAATCTTCAAAACATTTAAATAAATTAAAAACAGGTCATCTAATTGCCAATAGATTCACGGTAACAATTTCAAATACGACTAAAGACTCCTTTCAAAATGCAGAAAAAATTCTAGAACTTATTAATCAAAACGGATTACCAAACTTCTATGGAGAGCAGCGTTTTGGCTCTAAGGGCGACAACGCTGATATTGGAAGAGAGGTCTTAACAGGAAAGAAGAAAGTTAAGAAACATTGGCTTAAGAAAATGTATATCTCAGCTTATCAGTCAGAACTCTTTAATAGCTGGCTTACAAGTAGAATAAGCGACAATCTCTTCAATGAATTAATACCAGGGGATCTTCTACAAAAATCGGAAGGTGGGCGCAGCTTTCCCTTTGATACCAATAAAGATCACCTACAGGAATTTAAAAGAGGTGAAATATCTTATACTGGACCTATCTTTGGTTCTAAAGTAACGGGGCCGACTCTACAAGCAGCAGAGAGAGAGGAGCTTATCTTCTCTAAAGATGAAGTCACTCTTGAAGATCTAAAGAAAATGAAAGTACAAGGAACGAGAAGATCAGCAAAGGTCTTTCCACAGAGTATAGAAATAGAAAAGGAAGATCAAAATATTATTCTATCCTTCACTCTTCCTGCGGGTAGTTACGCAACCATTTTGCTACGAGAGTTTACTAAGAGTCTTTCTTAG
- a CDS encoding potassium/proton antiporter produces MEYILNNALIIGSVLLLLSVVMSKSLSKFGLPILILFLFIGMISGSEGIGGIDYENYELTHSLSLVAICLIIFTGGLLTKISDIKPVMKSGVVLSTLGILLTTGMVGVFCHYLFHIDFFEALLIGAILSSTDAAAVFTVLRDKNAQVSKNVKSLLELESGSNDPMAYLLVTIFLGLYQADATTTTQASSFLLFLVNPLFGILGGYAFFKIFKLINDKVELDFQGLYPALALGFLFLTYSLVTSFYGNGFLAVYIFGLRIGNERIIHKHILTSFFDGISWLFQIGLFIMLGLLVFPSRLYEIAPSGSMLALFCIIIARPTIVFICLMFSKFDFKEKLLISWAGLKGATPIVFASLVATNVGKESLFIFDLVFFTVLISALVQGSTVKLLAKKLNLLIESIFDPDFPIDLEVIEKTKNGIREIKIEDSDFAVEKRVVDLGLPKGTVILFIKRNGGFIIPDGSTSFKSQDKILIVTSEKEDLENSLTHFRVDKTEDEPEIISMA; encoded by the coding sequence GTGGAATATATTCTAAACAATGCTTTGATTATTGGTTCAGTACTTTTGCTACTTAGTGTAGTAATGAGTAAATCTTTAAGTAAATTCGGCCTTCCTATTCTTATTCTCTTTTTATTTATTGGAATGATCTCTGGAAGTGAAGGAATTGGTGGAATTGATTACGAGAATTATGAGCTAACCCACTCTCTATCACTAGTGGCCATTTGTTTAATTATTTTCACCGGTGGTCTTCTTACAAAAATATCAGACATAAAACCTGTCATGAAATCAGGAGTTGTCTTATCAACTCTTGGAATTCTTCTTACCACTGGAATGGTCGGTGTATTCTGTCACTACCTCTTCCATATTGATTTCTTTGAAGCACTACTTATTGGAGCAATTCTCTCCTCCACAGATGCTGCAGCCGTTTTTACAGTTCTTCGAGATAAGAACGCTCAAGTATCAAAGAATGTTAAGTCTCTTTTAGAGCTAGAGTCAGGAAGTAATGATCCAATGGCCTATCTACTAGTGACCATTTTCCTTGGCCTCTATCAAGCAGACGCGACAACAACAACTCAAGCTTCCTCCTTTCTTTTATTTCTCGTGAACCCTCTCTTCGGTATTCTAGGTGGCTACGCTTTCTTTAAAATATTCAAGCTTATCAATGACAAAGTAGAACTGGATTTTCAAGGACTCTACCCTGCTCTAGCTCTTGGTTTCTTATTTCTTACTTATTCTCTAGTAACTTCTTTCTACGGAAATGGATTTCTAGCCGTTTATATATTTGGACTAAGGATAGGAAACGAGAGGATTATCCACAAGCATATTCTCACATCTTTCTTTGATGGAATTTCATGGCTCTTTCAAATTGGCCTCTTTATTATGCTAGGTCTTCTCGTATTTCCATCTAGACTCTACGAGATCGCTCCAAGTGGAAGTATGTTAGCTCTCTTTTGTATTATCATCGCTAGACCTACTATCGTCTTTATTTGTCTCATGTTTTCTAAATTTGATTTCAAAGAAAAGCTTCTCATTTCTTGGGCAGGACTAAAAGGGGCTACTCCAATAGTGTTTGCTAGTTTAGTGGCAACAAATGTAGGGAAGGAATCTCTATTTATATTTGATCTTGTCTTCTTTACTGTACTTATTTCTGCTCTAGTTCAAGGCTCTACAGTGAAGCTCCTTGCCAAGAAATTAAACTTACTAATTGAATCTATTTTTGATCCTGACTTCCCGATTGATCTCGAAGTTATTGAGAAAACAAAGAATGGAATTAGAGAAATTAAGATTGAAGATAGTGACTTTGCTGTGGAAAAGAGAGTTGTTGATCTAGGTCTTCCAAAGGGAACCGTAATTCTATTTATTAAGAGAAATGGAGGATTTATCATTCCTGATGGCTCCACGTCATTTAAATCCCAAGATAAGATACTCATCGTGACTTCTGAGAAAGAAGATCTTGAGAATTCCTTAACCCACTTTCGAGTTGATAAGACCGAGGACGAGCCTGAAATAATCTCAATGGCTTAG
- a CDS encoding ChaN family lipoprotein has translation MKKYIMTLILILCFGANAKDLSSFYLDSTSRVLFAGERHINDRARDIFSDSLQSFKDSGGDTLGLEMVESHKQYLLDNFLEERENSEFELYEYLRVRWQYNTKNYMKLITRAKSLELKLLAIDLDKRKWPAETALYPVPPDISKVRVAREAHMAKLLCRADFQRIIVIIGSFHSLKEYLPSGLRNECYADSATFDITSL, from the coding sequence ATGAAAAAGTACATAATGACCCTAATTCTCATCCTCTGCTTTGGTGCTAACGCGAAGGACTTAAGCTCTTTCTATTTAGATAGCACTTCTCGAGTTCTCTTTGCTGGAGAGAGGCATATAAATGATCGTGCAAGAGATATATTCTCAGACTCTCTACAGAGCTTTAAAGATAGTGGAGGAGATACTCTAGGACTTGAGATGGTTGAAAGCCATAAGCAGTATCTACTTGATAACTTCTTAGAAGAGCGTGAAAATTCTGAGTTTGAACTCTATGAGTATTTAAGAGTTCGCTGGCAATATAATACTAAGAACTATATGAAATTAATTACGAGAGCTAAATCTCTGGAACTCAAACTCTTGGCCATTGACCTAGATAAGAGAAAGTGGCCAGCTGAAACTGCTCTCTATCCTGTTCCGCCAGATATTTCAAAAGTTCGCGTAGCAAGAGAGGCCCATATGGCAAAGCTCTTGTGCCGGGCCGACTTTCAAAGAATTATTGTCATCATTGGTTCATTTCACTCTTTAAAGGAATATCTTCCCTCAGGGCTTCGAAACGAGTGTTACGCTGACTCAGCTACTTTTGATATTACTTCTTTATAA